tggcctgtgctctacAGGTGGGCAGACTTGGTCCTTAGgctggccttggagtctatgaaatggagcagagctggaagggagaGCAAGGCAAGGGTTGAATCTGGACATAGAGAGAAGGGCCTGAACGACTTACCAAGAGCCAGAAGTACCAGACATAGACGGAGAAGCAGCTGAGCACTTGGACAATGGCAGTCAGTAAGATCACATCCTTGAGGTGCCTGAGAGGGACAGGAAAAGCAACAGGTTAATTGCACTGAGCCAGGGCCCGTTTTCTGTACTGAACATCGGTAGTCGCAAACCCTGTCGTTAACACTCCAGTTCTGCTGCCACTGCAAAGCTACTGGGCTCCCCTCTAGCCCTTCCCCGTTCTCCTTTGGGCAGGAACAGTTCCTTGGCTTTGGCTTAGCCTTAGCCCACAGGGGAATTGTGTGTTAAATTCCCCATTCTGCCAGGTGAGTTAGGGCCTCGGAGAAATAGTGTCTTCTGGATTAACTACAATTGGCTGAAGACTCAAATAGGGCCTTGGGCTCCCCAGCGGAGGGGTAGGGCAGGCCTGGCTGaatgggagaaaaaatgttcaacGCCATTACAGGCAGCTACATAGGAATTTTGGCCTGTGTTCTGCACGAAGCCTGCTCGCACACAGGACGCTGAGAGCTGTTAATCCCATGCCACAGCAGCTAGCCCCTCCGCATGCACTCTCCATTTCCATACACAGCGGCTGAGCTGACAATGCAGCATCCCATGGACAAACATACCCCAACGGCcacaaactgagccacagggacAACTACGCATTACTCATCTGACCCCAGGCCAGGTCCCCCACCCCTTTGATTTCCCACACATAAAACCATTGAGGTAACATTCAAACGGCGAGAGCCATTGGCAAGGGTGGGCTGAACACCAGCTTTGATTACAGAATTGCAGCTCTCACAACAGCATGATATACACAGCTCAGACACACACAGACTGTTGTCATGTGCACAGAAGAGAAACAGTCCCCCGGCACTCACATGAAACAACACGTACTGGAGTAAGAAACCAACAGGCTGGCACACAGACCCTGCACCAGCGGGAATCAGCATGTCTCACTGTATGCAGTGCCGCACGGAGCTGTCCAGCATTTGGAAACAGCTTCTCTGGGGACCTGACCACATAGCACGTGAGCACCTCGCAAACGGGAATGAATTTCGCCTCACCACAGGGCCTGAACCTAGATCTCCCAAGTAACAACTGCCTACACCACACCCTCAAGGAACGTACAAAATCCAATTCGGGGTTAGATGAGACGCTGGAAATACATTTCAATCAGTACTGCACAAAAAGCAGTTTCAAGTCAGCGTTTGTTCCCGTGGCAAAGTAAAAGGTGACAGGACTGTCAGGTGAAAGGGGAGTGTAACAATGGCTCTTGGAGTGTTTCAAATGGCATACTGACATGAACTGAGCAGCTGAGAGTACAGCACATTAGTTCTAACACCGTGCACCTATTCTGACCCTGCTGGGAAAAAGTGCACAGGAAAATACTGGAAAACCCAGGGATCGCATCATGGGAGACTATTCCAATGCACAAACACAAgggggcagagcggagcagtaAACCGTAACCGCATTTCGTGACTTCGGTGTCTCTTAGCACATCTATGCTGCATTAATAGTGGTTTTTTGCATGCACTATTATTTATCTTGGACAAAAATTATTCTAGGCGGTGAACTGTAGTATATCAGGCAAGTAAAAACTCTCTCTACTGCCCAGGCAAACGTAACTCAGGACAGTTGTACCAGGAAAGATAGAACTTATATGAGTTGTGGATTCGAGGGACATGTACAATCATTTACCTACACTTTTTAGAACAAGCCAATAAAAGTCCCATCCCTGCCAATCCATTCCCAATCACTCAGCTGTATGGTGAAGCACCAGGCCATGTGTCACATCTGGTGCAACATCATTATCCAGCCAAACAATTTCCCATAGTACTAGAAGGATTTCAGAAAAGATCAAGTGGTGCTTTTTTTTCACTATCACTCTGTCCTGTACAGTGTGCGTCACACAAAGGCCCCAGCAAGCTTTCCAGAGGTAAGTGGTCAATgaggagagtgagagagacaTTAAGTAGTAAGGAGACGAGAGGAACCAAGTGGGTGAAGTGGCGATACCCAGGCCAGTTGCGCCAGAAGCTATAGTGCAAACGGCCCTTGCACCAACACACGAGCAGTTTCTTTTTCTGGTAGTAGCcaacttcctcctcttcccttacCTCTCCTTGTCTGAGTCCTCCCTTGCACATAAAGTTTGAGAAAGTCTTTGGTTTAACTGCAATGTCAACTTTGCTCACATGAGCAACAGACACAGAAGACAACAGGAGGAGTCACAGAGTGGTGATGGCAACAGTGCAGTCACGTTGGGATGGTTCTGACGTTCCCACCTCTCAGCGGGGCCCTTAACATTCAATGCTGCAGACATGCCCTTGGGGAGGGGATGCCACCCTGGGCCTCCCAGTGGAATTCAGTTTTTCCCCTCAAATTCTGTGGAAAACATTTAGTTCCAGGTTTAAAAAGGTGCCATTTCTTGCCTATCTGGCAGAAGGGGGCCTCCTGAACATACAGCAATGTGCCGCCATCTGCCCAAGCCTGCATGTGAACCCCCTCTGATTGGCCTGGCCCCAGCCGACATGCCGCGACAGACCCCTATGGCGACATCTCCGTACCGTACGGGGCACCACGTGAAGGAGTTAGGGATGTAAAAGGTTCAACGGTTAACATTAGGCTTACTGTTAACTGACCGTAACCATTAACACTCAGCCCCCGCCCCGCCAGAGCCTCCTCGGTTAACCGGTTCAATGatataattttaattgtttaactggttaactttttaaatgatatttcCATCCCTAGGAGTGAGACTTTGTTTGTACTGCCCCCACTTTGACACTTACCCAGCTCACCCCTGGAGCAGACTGCCTGTTTCCCCAGCCCCTCTCTTCCTCCTGGGAGTACCCCGGGCCCAAGAACAGGGCTGGGCACTGAGCATGTACAGACAcactcagtccctgccccagagagctgacAATCAAAACAGAGCAGGCAGATGCAGGGTAGGGGAAGGGACAGACACACAACCAGAATGCCTCACCTCAGATGAGGAGGACCTTTAACAAAGATCTGACAAACAGGTGGAGTGGATCGAGGGAGGGGACTGACTCTCTCTGCACAGCGTGGGGCTGGATCTCCGAGGAGAGGCCAGAGAGCAAGGACTTGCTCTTGACTACACACAATTGCCTGGTCTTTCCTGTAAGCAAGCTGAGGGTGCCTGAATTAGCTTAGCTCACACGTATAAATCCAGGTCTGTTAAGCAAGCTTTTAATTACATTGTCTCTCTGTTTAATAGGTCTTGCTCTGTTCTAAGGAAACAACTCTTGTGTAGGTGCCTCAGGCAGCCAATCCAAGGAAAAGAACCCTATAACTCTGGAGAGGGTAAAGATTTTATGCACCCTAAACATCCCCCTCAGTCAAAGGGCAGGGGAAGAGCTGTCCTCTGCTAGAGAATGTAACACCCCAGGAGAGAGGCCAAAGGGCTAGGGAGGAGTTGGCGGAGCAGCTGGGTACGGTTGCCCAGCCAGCCTAGTGCAAGTCACTGTCTCAGCCTAGCACACTTCCTGGGGTGCCCATTCCTCACTTCCTGGAGGCAGAGCTAGACGTTCAAGCAACAAGGACAGTTTGACGGATTCTTGGCAAATGACAAGAATGATTAGGAAGTTTCCCACTGGGGAGAGCAAGTGAACTCTGTGGGACGGCCTCAGAGCTGAGGCTCTGCTCTGTTTCTTCCCACGCTCTCAAGGGTAAATGGGTCTGTGTACGCGCTCAGGCAGCAGGTCCTGCTCACCTGGACTCGGGTGGGTGTGGACACTCACTCTGCCATCCCCTGCTCCATATTCAGGTCAATTCCCCCGTCAGCAAGGTTGCCATCGTCAGTGAAAGAGGCCTTTGCCATGGAGTTCATGGAGCGGTAACTGGCACCATAGATCACCATGCTAAACACAAACGCAACCTGCAACAAGCAAACAAAGGTCAGCCATGAAAGCAACCCGTCCACAGGGGAGGAGCAGAGCCCCAGAGCAATGATTACTGACATTCCTGATCAGTGAAGATCTTCTCGTCTCAGCTGGGTAAAAGCCCCTCACGGGGTCTGTGTGTCCAGGGAAACATGGCTTATGCACTGCCTATCAGAGCAACCTGGAAACAATGGGGgccccagacagtgtgagtgAACGCCAAACTCCACACTAACCCCAACAGGAGATCTGAGGGTCGCTGTTTGAACAGCCAGTAAAGATTCCTCATAGCCCCAGGGAGAAGCTGAAGGAAGGGCGAGAGAATGGAACAAATACCCCACCAGGTGTTACACCCTCGCTTCCTCCACCCTGAGCAGAGAAGGGTCAGAGATTAGGGACTTACCCAGGTCCAGGAGGAGGCTGTTGCGTAGAAGATCACCAGGTTCACAACTGCATAAATGGCCTGAAGACAAGGGAAATAGAGCCAAGAAGCCAGAATGAGTGAGTGTGAGGGGAAGGAACACCTCAGGGACGGGACAGCTTTGGGCCTTCTCCCAATCTGCTATCATGAAAAATGGCCTAAGTCTCAGAGGGTCACCCCTGCTTGCACCTTGCCTGCTTCTCCAAGATCTATTGCCCTACGACGCTGGAAAAGGAAAGCTTCAGAGAGCTCCCTGGCGTCAGAAAGCTGAAGCTGGATTCAGACAGTTTTCAGAGCCAGGAAAGCCCCAGGCCTATGAGCTGGCTCCAGCAGAGCAGAAATGTTAGTCTGACTAGGGGTGAAAGCTGTAAGGCAAAGGAGAGCTCCTTGTTTTCCTAGTGCCAGTTCTTAGCTCCTTCATCCCTCCTAGCCACTCGTGCCTTTACAGTACGCCATAGGCCAAGACATATATGGAGTTTTGGAGACTGTTTCTGTCATTTGTGGGGCTGTacatttctcctcctccccagaaaATAAATACCCAAAGGAAGTCTTGCCCACCCCCGAGCTTTCAGAGCGCTGGGTGGGAGAAGGTGCACTTCCCAACCTGCAATTCCTCACTACAGGCCAGGTTTGGGTCAACTCCCTCCCTGCTAATCCATTCCTGGAAGTTAAAACCACTCCACCTCCACTGATAGACAGAGGTGTCAGCTCTTTCCCCAGGTCTCTGGGGACTCAGCAAGGTGTGTCACtactccccctgcagcccttaAGTGCAGAAGTTACGTGAGGCCGTACGGCCCTTTTCATGTTGGCCCTGACTGAAATGGAGCTGCTAGCCAGGGAAGAAATCCCTTCTTCATCTCCCCCAACCCTTCAAtccccaaggccacacaggattTAGGGCTATCAGGCCTCACAAAAGGATGGGACAGAATAGGCATCTGAGAAGGAAGCAATGTCCTGCCCAACATGCTGGGATTTGCCATTCCAGCCAGTAGCTGCAGACAGGAATTCATAGCCCTAGAAGACTGATGGAGAGAGACACTCACGTTAGCACCAAGGATGATCCGCATGTAGAATTTCAGCGTCTCCTTGTTCTCTTCAAAAATCTGCTTTTTCCCTTTTGTTCCCACCTTCCCCTTTGGCTGGAAAAAGAGCGCAGCCTTTAACACATACATCCTTACACCCCTCTGCTCACAtctcaatcccttccccaaagctccTCCtgcctaacccccccccccaacccactgtCACTGATCCCAAAGGCAGTGCTGTTGAGGCCTGGAATAATTAAAGAGCATAAACATTTAGCTGCTTTGAGTGTGGAGACACCAGACACTGAGTACTCTTTTCATATAGTGctaaagggaaaataaaaatctCCATTATGTCCAGCCGTCATTGGGCGAGTTCTTGTACACGTGTATCATTTGTTTGCAGGACTGTAGGTTTCTTGCCCCAGCTGCTGTAGATGGCTGTTAAGGTTGGGCCCTTGGCTTTGCGTCCATATTCCAGGATGGATTGGATTATGCTGTCAGGTCATTTTCATAGCAGTTTTCGGATGGTCGATCTTTATCCTGTGGCTTTTGTTAATGGCACTTAAGCCCTACAGGCTTCTTCTGCTCCTGTGTTTGTCAGCAATCTAGAGCGCCACGTGGGTTCTACCCCAGCATTTATAAAGCATAGTTTAGTCTGCTGGTCTTTGGGCATTTTGTAGACGAACATTTTTTGTTTATCCTAAGCTGACCTGCAAAGTCCAAGCATTGCCATGTGCTTCTAACTGTTGTCAGTTTCTCTGAAGGCCAGCTTATGTGGGTGAGCATATCATCCCCAGTTTCTACCTCTGTTGTTCAGTTGCAGCCCTGGTTTGGAGAACTGTTCTGCGACAGTTGGTCAGTCATTGATGTTTACAGGCTGGACAGGGCACAGCTACATCTCTGTCACTCCCCTTTCTTTCCTGAAGGCCCCTATCTGCATGTTGTCTATTATAACCCTACCCTTGAGGGATCCATACACAGCTCTAAAGAGATAGTCAATGGAACTCATGTCAATTTAACAAACAAGCATCACGTTCTACATCCACCCCCAAGATCCCCTCACCATTTTCTGTGGTTTTACAATCACCGCCCCCCCACCCTGCTGTGCAGCCCTCGTGGGGGAGCAGCGATAGGGTCTCGCACAGGGAAACACCCTCCTGTTTCGCTCTCAGGAGTGTCGAAGCTGAGGGCCTAGGCCAGGCCCAGGAGGGGGAAGCCGG
Above is a genomic segment from Gopherus flavomarginatus isolate rGopFla2 chromosome 14, rGopFla2.mat.asm, whole genome shotgun sequence containing:
- the TMEM208 gene encoding transmembrane protein 208, translated to MAPKGKVGTKGKKQIFEENKETLKFYMRIILGANAIYAVVNLVIFYATASSWTWVAFVFSMVIYGASYRSMNSMAKASFTDDGNLADGGIDLNMEQGMAEHLKDVILLTAIVQVLSCFSVYVWYFWLLAPGRALYLLWVNILGPWLTADSSAATQEPNEKKQRRQERRQMKRF